CGATTCATCGGAATCCCTTACAAAAGGACCTACCTGGAATTTCTCGGGGCCAACTTTATTCTCAACACCGAATTTACCGAGGTGGAAAAGGGGATTTTTTTGACCGGCGAGGTTCCTCGGATCACCCCTTTTGAGAAACTGGACCCAAGGCTCTTGGTCGAAACCGAGGGAAGATTTTCCCAAGATCCCCTCCTCGACGATCAATCCCTTATCCTCGATACGGAAAAGGGACTCGTTCTCATTCTCGGATGTGCCCACTCCGGAATGATAAACATCCTCCACCATGCGATCCATAAAACGGGGAAGGATAAGTTCCACGCCCTCCTCGGCGGGACCCATCTCGATTTTATGTCTCCGGAGCAACTCGAAGAGTCGATCAAGGCCCTCAAAGAGATTAGGGTCGAACGGATCGGTGTCTCCCACTGCACCGGCATGAGAGCCGCCTTCAGACTTCATCAGGAATTCGGAGATCGCTTCTTCCACGGATGCGTGGGAAGCGTCTTGGAGGTCTAAAATCCCCTCCCCTCCACCTTCTTCGCCCCCTCCTCGGATCAAAGCTGACCGAGGAAGGCCAGGTATTCGGCCTTCAGATACCGTTCGAGCAAGAGCAACAGGATGACCCCCGGAACCATCAAGACCAGCGCGGTGACGGAGGCGACTTGGAGTTCATATCCGATGCTTGCGGTGTACATGTAAACAGGCAAGGTGACGACGAAAGGAGCTCCGACCAGAAGCGTCCCTGTGAACTCGTCCAGGGAGTACAGGAAGACCAACAAGGCGCTGGCCAGGATCCCAGGCAACGCCAGCGGCAAACTCACCGTGGCAAAACTTCGGGTCAGCGACGCTCCCAGGTTCATGGCCGCCTCTTCCAAGGAGTCCGGAATGGAACGGAAGACCGCCGTCATCGTCCAAACGGCGAAGACCAAGGCTCCCACCAGATGGATGAGAATGACCCCCGGAACCGTGCCGGAGAGTCCGAAGCGGTAAAATTCCCGGGTGGCGCTGGCAAAGACGGGCAATTGAGGGAAGGCTTGCGGGAGCAAGAAGGCTAAAAGGATGAAGATCCTCCCCGGAAACCGGAGGCGGGCCAGGACGTAACCCATCGGGATCGCCAAGATCAGGGAGAGGATCGTCACGAGGGTGGCGATCCATACCCCTCGCCTGAGGGGGATCAGAAAGTCTCCCGTCAACATCTGGGCCCAGTACTTGAAGCCCAGGATCTGGGGGAAGCTTGCAGGCCAGGTCCACCGCTCGGCAAAGGACCAGAGGACCAGGCTCGAGAGGGGTCCGAGGATGACGAAAAGAAATATGAGGAGGAGGATCAGTCTGCCTGCGAGGCGAATTGAACCCCCTCTCCTTCTTTTGTGATCTGTTGAAGTCATTGGACGATCTTTCTCAAATAAACGAAGGCAGCCCCCGAGGCCATCAGATAGGCCACGACCCCAAGGGCCCCTGCCGTCGCATAATCGCCGTGTTGGCCGAACCGATAGTATACGTCGATCATGATCATTTGAGGTCCGCTCCCTTTTCCCATCATCAGGGGGATGGAAAAAGAGGCCAACATGGAAGCAAAGACGAGGACGCAGGCCACCGCGATCGACGGAGCGGCCATCGGGATCAGGATATCCTTGGTCTGCCGGAGAATGCCGGCCCCGAAATTCTGGGCCGCCTCAAGGTAGGCCTCCTCCACGGACCGAAACGCCCCCATGAAAAGGAGGGCAGCCAGGCCGATGTGCTTCCAAGCCAGGGCGATGGCCAACCCGACCCACGAAGTGGAAAGGGAGGGGAGATTCTGAGCCTCCAGAAGGCCTGCCCAGAGGAGAAGGCCATTCAAGGTCCCATGGGGAGAGAGGAAGATCCTCAGGGCGTGGCCGACCACAACGAACGGGACAAACAGGGGAATTTTCAGAAGAAACTCGACGCTCCGAAAGGCCCTTAGCCGGAGATAACCGCAGACGGGTAACCCTGAGATGAGGACCAATAGAAGCCCTGTGAAGGAAACCCCCAGGGTGAAGAGAATGTCCTGTGAATAGAGCTTGTAGACTCGAACATAATGGGCAAGGGTGAAACGGCCTTCGTGGGTAAAGCTCGACCAAATGGAGGCGAAAAGGGGATAGAGGAAGGCAAATCCGAGGACGAGAAGGGACGGCAGACAAAGCCACGCCCAGAGACTCCGTTCAACCCCTGTGATCCTTACCATGGTATAAAAAAGAACCCAACGGGTATGGGTGATCCCGGCTCGACTTATACCACTCTAAACCCTCAGCCCTCTCCACATCCTTTCGGTCGATGTCTCCTCGATAAACGAGCCGGGTGAGAGGGGACCCCGAGGGGTCCCCTCTCCGTAAGGTCTTTTCCCTTATCTCCCCTCCCTATCGGACGATCTCCTCGTAGGCCAACAGGATGGCATTGAAATAGGGCCCGATCGGCATCTGGAGGGAATATTTCGACAGGTCGGCCGGGGTCACATCCCTGAAGAGCAGTTCCTTGGCTTTGGGAGAGAGGAGGGGAAGGACCCGGTTCGGATCGACCCCAGGATACCAGCCATACCGTTCGACGATGACGCTCGCTTGAATTTCGGGCTGGGAGACGTAGTCGATATACCTTGCGGCCCAATCCCGATTGGCCGCCTCACGAGGGATGACCATGTAGATGGGGTAGATCGGAAGCCCCGGGCTGATGAGGACGGGCGTGATGCTCATATCCATTCTGCCCTCGTTCTTCCATGCGACGAGCTGGTCGATCCAGACCGCCCCCATCCAGATCTCTCCCCGGTTGAGTTGGTCCAAGGTGCCTGCGTTGCCCGAGGTGATCACCACGTTCTTGTTGAACTCTCTGAGCTCCTCCAAGGCCTTCCGCCAGAGAGGTTCTTTCGCCTTATCGAAGGGCCCCTGGGTGAAGGCCTTGTATTGGCCGGTTTTCCAATAGACCCATCCCACCGTAAACCCCTGTCCACTCACGCCCCCTTTGATCCCGTTGTAGCCGAACTTTTTGGGATTGGACTGAACCCAGGCCACCAGCTCCTCGAAGCTCCTGGGCGGTTTGCTCACGTACTTCGGGTTGTAGGCGATGGCGATTTGATTATGGAACATCGGAATGACATACCCATCCACTTCGACCCCGAAGGCCACCTTCGTCTCGGGCCCGGTGACGTATCTGGCCGCGGAAATGGTAGGGACGTATTTATAGAGCAACCCCTCCTGGACCATCTGAGAGGCAGCGATCATGCTCACCAGGGCCACGTCGATGTCCCAGTTCTTCCGTTGGGTGTCGTGTTGGGCCTTGATCTTTGTGTAGATGGCCCGGCTGGCCGCCTCCCCTGTCCCGGTTCCGACGACGTTAAAATCGACCGACGGGTGTCTCTCCTTGAACCCGGGTCCCAAGATCTTCTTGTGGACATCCACCACATTGACATCCGCACCGACCACGACGTTGAGCGTCACCTTCTCTGTCCCGAGGGCAGGAAAGGTGGATTGGATGGAAAGCAACGTGCCGAGAAATAGGATCCATCCCCATTTGACCCATCCTCTTGCCATGTGCGATCTCCTCCTTTCTCGTAGGGCTTCTTGAATCTTTTCAAGAGGCTGAATAAACTTGGATCTTCCCTTTGGACAGGACCAGATAGACCGCCCCGGGACGTCTCGGGTCTGGGCTATCCACCATCACGACGCCATCGCCAACCCGGACATAATGGCGATAGTAAGCCCCCAAGAATAAACTCTCCTCGAGTTGACCTGAGAGAACGATGTGATCCGGATTGGAAGTTTCCGCCTCATCGGCGATCCAACCGTCGGTGGCTCGGAAGATGACGGTCACTCTACCTTGGAGGCCCGTTTGGAAGGGGATGGCCTGATTCCCAACCCGTAAGAACCCACCTGAAACCTCCCCTCCGATCTGATTGCTCACGCCTAAAAACTCGGCCGCAAAGGCCGTAGAGGGCTTGAGATAGACCGTCTGAGGCGTTCCGACTTGCACGACCTCCCCTTGATTCATGAGAACGATGGTATCGGCCATGGCAAGGGCCTCCTCTTGGTCGTGGGTGACATAAATGGCCGTGATTCCCACCTGTTTCTGGATCCGTCGCACTTCGGCCCGAAGGCGTTGCCGGACCTTGGCATCGAGGTTCGAGAGGGGCTCGTCCATAAGGAGAACTTTCGGCCTCACGACCAGGGCCCGGGCCAAGGCGACCCGCTGCTGTTGCCCTCCGGAGAGGGCGCCCGGCTTGCGGGTCTCCACCTCCGAGAGATTCGCGATCTCGACCATCTCGAGAACCTCCCGGACCCTCCGTCTGATCTCCGTCTCTCCCAACTTCAGGAGTCTCAAGCCATAGGCCACGTTTTCAAATACGGTCATATGGGGCCACAAGGCGTAGTTCTGGAAGACCATGGCCGTCCCGCGTTTCTGCGGGGGCAAGCCGGTCACCTCGTCTTCATCAAAGAAAACCCGTCCCCGATCGAGGGGAGTGAACCCAGCGATCCCTCGCAACAAGGTGGTCTTTCCGCAACCGCTCGGCCCGAGGATGGCGGTCAGGCCTCCGCTGGCAAAATTTAGGGAAACGTTTTTGAGGGCTTCTGTGTTTCCAAATCTCTTCCAAAGGTTTTCGACACGAACCTGGACCATGGACTCCTTCGTTCCCTACCCGTTTTAATGCACCTCCTTTACAAATTGTTTACGACCTTGTGACATTTCGGTGAGAAGTGTCGAAAGAAGACCTCTCTTATTGTCCCTGTGAGGTCATATCGGAGAAACCTGAGGTGGGTCTTATAGGCTTGAAGGGGAGAGCCTCAGTCTCGGTGAATGATCGAGATCTCCCCCCTCCCCCGGATACTTCCCTCCCCGATCAGATTGAACCCCATGACCGTGATCAGGATCGCAACCCCGGGAAAGAGCACGAGATGGGGGGCTTGGGTGAGAAAGAGTCGCCCCTCGTTGAGCATCGCTCCCCATTCTGGGGTAGGAGGCTGGGCTCCAAGCCCTAAAAACCCGAGGCCGGAGAGGGCGAAGATCACCCTTCCGGTGTCGAGGGAGGCAAGGATCGCCACAGGAGGGAAGATGTTGGGGAGGTAATGTCGGAGGACCATCCGAGAAGGGGAAACGCCCAGGGCCATCGCCGCCTCGATAAAGGACCTTCCTTTTATCTCGATCACGAGCCCCCGGATCAATCTGGCGTAGAAGGCCCAATGGACAAGGGCAAAAGCGATCATGGCGTTGTGGGTTCCTGGGCCGAGGAGGGCGATGATGGCCAGAGAGAGGACGAGGCTCGGAAAGGCCATCGTCATCTCTGTCAGGCGCATCAGGAAGAAGTCGATCCGCCCCCCATGGTATCCTGAAACCATCCCCACTCCCATTCCAATGGCAAGGGCGATTCCCTGGGTGAGGAGGGCGATCCCGATCGTCCTTGGGGCACCATCGATGATCCTCGAGAGAAGGCAGCGCCCTAAATGATCGGTCCCGAAGGGATAGGTGAGGCTCGGCCCTTGGAGTCTTCGGTCCAGATCGATCTCGAGGGGAGAACGGGGGAGGAGAAGAGGACCGAAGCCGGATAGGAGGAAGACCGAACAGAGGATCGTCAAGCCGATGGGTCTCATGAGCGAGGGTCGAATTCGATCCTTGGGTCGAGAAAGCGGTATCCAATGTCCACACAGAGATTGATGAAGAGAAAGAGAGAGGCCGTTAGCAGGACGTACCCCATGAGGATGGGATAGTCTCGTTGGAGAATGGCCTCGATGGCGAGCCTTCCCAGGCCCGGCCAAGAGAAGATCGTCTCCACGATGACCGCTCCCCCCAAAAGCCGTCCCAAGACCATCCCCAAGGTGGTCAGGATGGGCAACAGGGCGTTGGGAAGGGCGTGGCGGAGGAGGATGCGTCTTCGACTTAAACCTTTGGCCATGGCTGTTTTGATGAAATCCTTCCCCAGAACCTGGATGAGCGAGGTCCGGAGGAGTCGGCCCTGGATCATCGCCGTCCCCAAACCCAAGGTCAGGGCGGGAAGGACGAGGTGGCCGAAATCCCCTCGACCCATCACCGGAAGCCAACCCAAATGGATGGAGAAGAGGTAGATCAGCAAAAGGCCCAACCAGAAACTTGGGATGGAGGCCCCGAGGATGGCGAAAAGGATGCCGACTTGATCGAGGCCCCCACCGGACCTCATCGCCGAGAGGAGGCCCACGGTAAGGGATAAAAAGACAATCACACCGAAGGAGGCGAGGGTGAGCTCCAGGGTGGCGGGCAAACGGGTCAGGAGCTCCTGGATGACGGGCTCTCCCGTTTTGTAAGAGAGGCCGAGATCGAGCTGGAAGAGCCTAAAGAGCCATCGCCCGTATTGGAGGGGAAGGGGTTGGTCGAGGCCCAACCTCCTTCTGGCCTCCTCGAGGGCCTCCTGGGTGGGTTCGATGCCTTCCTTCCGAAGGAGGATTTCGGCCGGATCGCCAGGAGCCCAATGGAGCAGGAGAAAAACGAGGAAGGTGATGCTGAACCAGAGGGGGATGAGAGAGAGGACTCTCCTGACGATCAGGCCGACCATCTATCTCTCCACCCTCCACCACATGATCGCAAAAGCCCGCTCTTCACAGGCCTTGACGATACCGCCCTCGGCCCTCCCTTCGAAATATCGACGAATCTTCTCCTTTTGGGGGTCTGTGAGCTCTGTGAACATCTGAAAATATTCTTCGTAGCGCTCGATGAGGGCGGCAAGGGGCTCCTCGTAACGAATCTTTTTTTCGACGAAACGGACCTCTGGCCTGAATCCGCACGAATAGAGGTAATTGAAGGGATAGAGGATGTGAAAACTGGAGGAGCGAAAGGGTTCCCCAAAGATCAACTCCCAGAGGCGATTTCTTTCGCGGAAATGCCTATCGTCCGAGGCCGTGACGAGGCAGCAATAGGATCGGGAGGCTCGGTTCATCTGGAGGAGGCTTTCTGCGCTTCGAATCGCTTGAGAAAAGGAGGCGAAAACCAGATCGAACTCCTTGGAAAAATCGCACGCCTCCCAACGCTTACAAAGGCAAGTGATATTGGTCACCCCCTCCTCCTCTGCCCTCATCCGCAACGCATCGAGCATCTTTTCGGCCGCATCGAGGGCCACCACATGACGAACCCTTCTGGAAAGGGGAAGGGTAAACGTCCCTGGGCCGCTACCAATGTCCAGGACAAGGCTCTTCTCTGAAACCACTTCCTCCCGAAGAAGCATCCGGACGGTTTCCTCAATCCATTGGGATTCGAACCCAACTCGGACCAGATAGTCTTTGCTGATCCGATTCCAGAACATCGTCCACCTTTCGGGAGAAATCTCTCGCTTGGCCAGGGATGAATTCTGAGCGGCCCTGGCCCATCCCTCAGACCAAAAACGGGGGTCGAGGGGATCGAACGAGCAGGGGAAGGCTTCGGGGATGGCTTTCTCCATGGGGAGGGTCTCTTTTACCGACCGTCTCGAACCCGTTTCACCTTCATGAGGTCAGGCCTGAAAAAGGCATCTATCTCAAGGCCATCGATCGATTCTCGATGGGCATAAAAGGCCACGTCGTGGTAGAGGGGCAGGAGGAGGTAATTCTCGGCCACCCACCTCTGAAGTTGCCGGTACATCTTCTTTCGCTCGTCCCGATGGGTCTCGTGTCTGGCCCTTGAAAGGAGCTCAGCGACCTTCTTCAACTCCTTTCCAAAGGCCCAGGGGCTTACGTTTCCCATCCAGGTAAAAAAGATGTCCGGGTCTCCGGTCATGAGCGTAAAGGGATGGAGGGCGAGGTCGAAATCGCCTCTCTTCAGGGACTCTTTAAAAAGACCTGCCTCCTCGATCCGGATCTTTGGCTTAAGTCCCCCTCGAAGCAAAGAAGCATGGATCGCCTCGGCGAGGTCCTTATAGGGCCACCGTTGAAGGGCACCCGCGTGAAGAAGAATGATCAGCTCCCCCGAGTACTGGGGGCTTGGACGGGATTCGACCGGGGGGATGAGCGGGAAGGCCTTCTCGTGCCATTCTTCGGCTAAAGGGGTGAAGAGAGACTCAGAGACAACCCCCGCCTCTCCCACGATCGATCGAACGAGCCGTTCACGGTCCAAGGTGGAAACAAGCCATTTCCGGAGGGAGACCATTTGAAAGGGAGGACGCTCAGCATTAAAGAGGAGGTAGTGGGTGGTGGCCACCGTTCTTTTTTTCAAGCGGACCTGTTTCGAACTTTTGATCTCCGGAAGTTGACCTGGAAGGATGCCTCCCACATCGACGATGGCATCGACCTCTCCCCTCTTGAGGGCATTCAGTCGGGTCGCGGCATCGGGGATGAACCAGAATTCGACGGTATCGAAGGGCGGCCTCCCCTGCCAGTAGGTCGAATGGGCCTTGAGCCGGATCACCCCGTCTCTGTTCGTCTCGAACCGGTAGGGACCGGTTCCAGTAAATTTAACAAATTGGCCCTTCGAATCAAAAGAATTGGGCCCAAAGATGGCGCTCCCGAAGTAGTTGATGGTGGCGGGGAAATTGGGGTAGGGTTTGTCGAGAAGAAAGACCACCCCTCTCTCCCCAATCCCATCGACGGCTCTGAGGTCCCGGTAAAGACCATGAGGATCGTACTTGGGATGATCCCGGTAACGGAGGATATTCTCGATGACCGCCTCTTTGGTCAGAGAGGTTCCGTCATGAAAAGAGACGTTATCCTTGAGGCGAAAGACCCATCTCTTCCCCCCGTTTTCCTTGACCCAGGAGTCGGCCAGCCACTCCTTGGCCTGTAGCCTCTCGTCCAAGTAAGTCAAGGCCTCCCAGGCATTGAGGCTGCCGTGGACGTAGCTTCTCGAATCGGGCCCATCGTAAAGGTCCCTCCCCACCCCGATCCTGAGGACGGAAAGAAGCTCTTGAGAGGTCTGCTTTCCCGAACTACAACCGACGAGGGTTCCGACAAGAGACGCAACCCACCCGCACCAAAAGAGAAGGGTATGGAGGTGCACACGGCCTCCCTCTTGATTCCTTTTTTAACATTTTACCGAAGAGTCGGGCGTTGTACCAGCCTTAGGAAATCCCGACCCTTCCCCCCTTAGAAGAGATACCGGTATCCCAGATTGAACTGGATGCTCCTTCCGGGGCTCATGTAGATGAACTCGGTTTCATACTTTTTGTCGAAGAGATTGTCCACGCTGAGGGAGGGGGTCAATATCCCTTTTCCGAGCTTGAAATCCCTCCATAGCTTTAAATCGACCGTGGCATAGGGTCTCATGTGGTAGTATTTAAGGTGCTGTACCTCATTGTCGTAATACCGGTCGTCTGAGTAGCGAATCCCAATCCTTCCACTCAGTAGATCGGGATTCTTGTAGGTGAGGACGAAGCTTCCATGATAATCTGGGCAATTGGCCAGTTGATTATATTCTGCCCGGGGGTCGTCAAAAATCCTCGTCCGGTTAACCGTGAAGCTCAGGGAAGCATCCAGATGTTCGGTTAGATGGACCTTGAGTTGAGTTTCGACCCCATAAATTTTCAGCCGACCGAGATTGTAGGCCTTGATCAAGGTGTAGCCAGGCATCGAAAAGTAATGATAAGAGATAA
The genomic region above belongs to Thermodesulfobacteriota bacterium and contains:
- a CDS encoding MBL fold metallo-hydrolase, whose product is MRITILCENSVGKLIGAGEHGFSAFIETAHGNYLFDTGSGPSVVTNSLVLNKDLKGVKKIFLSHGHYDHTGGLPEVLKLKGKVDVHAHPHLFSDRIAIHKEDGGEVRRFIGIPYKRTYLEFLGANFILNTEFTEVEKGIFLTGEVPRITPFEKLDPRLLVETEGRFSQDPLLDDQSLILDTEKGLVLILGCAHSGMINILHHAIHKTGKDKFHALLGGTHLDFMSPEQLEESIKALKEIRVERIGVSHCTGMRAAFRLHQEFGDRFFHGCVGSVLEV
- a CDS encoding ABC transporter permease subunit; its protein translation is MTSTDHKRRRGGSIRLAGRLILLLIFLFVILGPLSSLVLWSFAERWTWPASFPQILGFKYWAQMLTGDFLIPLRRGVWIATLVTILSLILAIPMGYVLARLRFPGRIFILLAFLLPQAFPQLPVFASATREFYRFGLSGTVPGVILIHLVGALVFAVWTMTAVFRSIPDSLEEAAMNLGASLTRSFATVSLPLALPGILASALLVFLYSLDEFTGTLLVGAPFVVTLPVYMYTASIGYELQVASVTALVLMVPGVILLLLLERYLKAEYLAFLGQL
- a CDS encoding sugar ABC transporter permease, which translates into the protein MVRITGVERSLWAWLCLPSLLVLGFAFLYPLFASIWSSFTHEGRFTLAHYVRVYKLYSQDILFTLGVSFTGLLLVLISGLPVCGYLRLRAFRSVEFLLKIPLFVPFVVVGHALRIFLSPHGTLNGLLLWAGLLEAQNLPSLSTSWVGLAIALAWKHIGLAALLFMGAFRSVEEAYLEAAQNFGAGILRQTKDILIPMAAPSIAVACVLVFASMLASFSIPLMMGKGSGPQMIMIDVYYRFGQHGDYATAGALGVVAYLMASGAAFVYLRKIVQ
- a CDS encoding extracellular solute-binding protein — encoded protein: MARGWVKWGWILFLGTLLSIQSTFPALGTEKVTLNVVVGADVNVVDVHKKILGPGFKERHPSVDFNVVGTGTGEAASRAIYTKIKAQHDTQRKNWDIDVALVSMIAASQMVQEGLLYKYVPTISAARYVTGPETKVAFGVEVDGYVIPMFHNQIAIAYNPKYVSKPPRSFEELVAWVQSNPKKFGYNGIKGGVSGQGFTVGWVYWKTGQYKAFTQGPFDKAKEPLWRKALEELREFNKNVVITSGNAGTLDQLNRGEIWMGAVWIDQLVAWKNEGRMDMSITPVLISPGLPIYPIYMVIPREAANRDWAARYIDYVSQPEIQASVIVERYGWYPGVDPNRVLPLLSPKAKELLFRDVTPADLSKYSLQMPIGPYFNAILLAYEEIVR
- a CDS encoding ABC transporter ATP-binding protein, coding for MVQVRVENLWKRFGNTEALKNVSLNFASGGLTAILGPSGCGKTTLLRGIAGFTPLDRGRVFFDEDEVTGLPPQKRGTAMVFQNYALWPHMTVFENVAYGLRLLKLGETEIRRRVREVLEMVEIANLSEVETRKPGALSGGQQQRVALARALVVRPKVLLMDEPLSNLDAKVRQRLRAEVRRIQKQVGITAIYVTHDQEEALAMADTIVLMNQGEVVQVGTPQTVYLKPSTAFAAEFLGVSNQIGGEVSGGFLRVGNQAIPFQTGLQGRVTVIFRATDGWIADEAETSNPDHIVLSGQLEESLFLGAYYRHYVRVGDGVVMVDSPDPRRPGAVYLVLSKGKIQVYSAS
- a CDS encoding ABC transporter permease subunit, which produces MRPIGLTILCSVFLLSGFGPLLLPRSPLEIDLDRRLQGPSLTYPFGTDHLGRCLLSRIIDGAPRTIGIALLTQGIALAIGMGVGMVSGYHGGRIDFFLMRLTEMTMAFPSLVLSLAIIALLGPGTHNAMIAFALVHWAFYARLIRGLVIEIKGRSFIEAAMALGVSPSRMVLRHYLPNIFPPVAILASLDTGRVIFALSGLGFLGLGAQPPTPEWGAMLNEGRLFLTQAPHLVLFPGVAILITVMGFNLIGEGSIRGRGEISIIHRD
- a CDS encoding ABC transporter permease yields the protein MVGLIVRRVLSLIPLWFSITFLVFLLLHWAPGDPAEILLRKEGIEPTQEALEEARRRLGLDQPLPLQYGRWLFRLFQLDLGLSYKTGEPVIQELLTRLPATLELTLASFGVIVFLSLTVGLLSAMRSGGGLDQVGILFAILGASIPSFWLGLLLIYLFSIHLGWLPVMGRGDFGHLVLPALTLGLGTAMIQGRLLRTSLIQVLGKDFIKTAMAKGLSRRRILLRHALPNALLPILTTLGMVLGRLLGGAVIVETIFSWPGLGRLAIEAILQRDYPILMGYVLLTASLFLFINLCVDIGYRFLDPRIEFDPRS
- a CDS encoding class I SAM-dependent methyltransferase, which encodes MEKAIPEAFPCSFDPLDPRFWSEGWARAAQNSSLAKREISPERWTMFWNRISKDYLVRVGFESQWIEETVRMLLREEVVSEKSLVLDIGSGPGTFTLPLSRRVRHVVALDAAEKMLDALRMRAEEEGVTNITCLCKRWEACDFSKEFDLVFASFSQAIRSAESLLQMNRASRSYCCLVTASDDRHFRERNRLWELIFGEPFRSSSFHILYPFNYLYSCGFRPEVRFVEKKIRYEEPLAALIERYEEYFQMFTELTDPQKEKIRRYFEGRAEGGIVKACEERAFAIMWWRVER
- a CDS encoding ABC transporter substrate-binding protein, whose product is MHLHTLLFWCGWVASLVGTLVGCSSGKQTSQELLSVLRIGVGRDLYDGPDSRSYVHGSLNAWEALTYLDERLQAKEWLADSWVKENGGKRWVFRLKDNVSFHDGTSLTKEAVIENILRYRDHPKYDPHGLYRDLRAVDGIGERGVVFLLDKPYPNFPATINYFGSAIFGPNSFDSKGQFVKFTGTGPYRFETNRDGVIRLKAHSTYWQGRPPFDTVEFWFIPDAATRLNALKRGEVDAIVDVGGILPGQLPEIKSSKQVRLKKRTVATTHYLLFNAERPPFQMVSLRKWLVSTLDRERLVRSIVGEAGVVSESLFTPLAEEWHEKAFPLIPPVESRPSPQYSGELIILLHAGALQRWPYKDLAEAIHASLLRGGLKPKIRIEEAGLFKESLKRGDFDLALHPFTLMTGDPDIFFTWMGNVSPWAFGKELKKVAELLSRARHETHRDERKKMYRQLQRWVAENYLLLPLYHDVAFYAHRESIDGLEIDAFFRPDLMKVKRVRDGR